A stretch of the Paenibacillus dendritiformis genome encodes the following:
- a CDS encoding response regulator transcription factor: protein MEITILVVEDDEHIRTMVQKFLQNAGYHVDTCSDGDDALDQFYNKPYHLIILDIMLPGMDGQELLKELRKINDTPVLMMTALGDDRNQLTAYTNEADDYVTKPFSMPILVKRVEAILRRSGAIKKEITAGKLTVFPETYGAEYSGEKIQLSPKEFEILLLLAQNRYKIVSHETLLIKIWGYDFDGNEGIIHATIKKLRDKLPKNIIKTVKGIGYCLEAEDD from the coding sequence ATGGAGATTACAATCTTGGTTGTCGAGGATGATGAGCATATCAGGACGATGGTGCAAAAATTTTTGCAAAACGCGGGTTATCATGTCGATACGTGTTCGGATGGCGATGACGCGCTCGATCAATTTTATAACAAACCGTACCACCTCATCATACTGGATATTATGCTGCCGGGCATGGACGGACAGGAACTGTTGAAGGAGCTCCGTAAAATAAACGATACCCCGGTATTGATGATGACTGCTTTGGGCGATGATCGGAATCAGCTGACCGCATATACGAATGAAGCGGATGATTACGTCACCAAGCCGTTCTCTATGCCGATTCTTGTCAAACGTGTGGAAGCTATTTTACGGCGGAGCGGGGCCATCAAAAAAGAAATTACAGCAGGAAAACTGACCGTCTTCCCCGAAACGTACGGAGCGGAATATAGCGGCGAAAAGATCCAGCTGTCGCCAAAGGAATTTGAGATATTGCTGCTGCTTGCCCAAAACAGATATAAAATTGTATCGCATGAAACGTTGCTGATTAAGATTTGGGGGTATGATTTTGATGGAAACGAGGGTATTATTCACGCAACCATCAAAAAGCTGAGGGATAAATTGCCTAAAAATATCATCAAGACTGTAAAGGGGATTGGTTACTGTTTGGAGGCCGAGGATGATTAA
- a CDS encoding MBL fold metallo-hydrolase, with protein MFSKKSSMGIILLLCIALLLSACSGEASTTNTASEGTQTPATDLKITPFNPGESGLFSVTSSLIEGPNEVLLVDAQIEKNYAEQLVKMIRDTGKKLTTVYISHQDPDFYFGLSAIREAFPDVKIVATPATVEGIKATIQLKSDFWSPILKENAPTALIVPDVLDGDKLTVDGETVQVIGLDGPDPSHTVLWVPSKKTILGGVPIYENLHVWMADNQTPESRDHWREILERILALKPERVIPGHYLGKSSEDTSSVVFTRDYLAEFEAAAKQAKNSAELIAAMQKAHPDLKNTSDLELGAQVIKGERSWP; from the coding sequence ATGTTTAGTAAGAAATCATCGATGGGAATTATTTTATTGCTTTGTATCGCGTTATTGCTGAGCGCATGCTCCGGCGAGGCGAGTACGACGAATACCGCGAGCGAAGGAACTCAAACGCCGGCGACGGACCTCAAGATCACGCCGTTCAACCCTGGAGAAAGCGGCCTCTTCTCCGTGACCTCAAGCCTGATCGAAGGACCGAACGAGGTACTGCTCGTCGATGCTCAGATCGAAAAGAACTACGCCGAGCAACTGGTCAAGATGATCCGCGACACCGGAAAGAAGCTGACTACGGTTTATATCAGCCACCAGGATCCGGATTTCTACTTCGGCCTGTCGGCGATCCGCGAGGCATTTCCTGACGTAAAGATCGTTGCCACCCCGGCCACTGTGGAAGGGATCAAGGCAACTATCCAGCTCAAAAGCGATTTCTGGAGTCCGATCCTGAAAGAAAACGCCCCAACCGCGCTGATCGTCCCTGATGTCCTTGACGGGGATAAACTGACAGTCGATGGCGAAACCGTGCAGGTGATCGGTCTCGACGGTCCGGATCCGTCGCATACCGTCCTGTGGGTTCCGTCGAAAAAGACCATCCTTGGCGGTGTGCCGATCTACGAGAACCTGCACGTCTGGATGGCAGACAACCAGACCCCGGAGAGCCGTGACCACTGGCGGGAGATTCTGGAGCGGATTCTTGCCCTGAAGCCGGAACGGGTTATCCCGGGCCATTACCTGGGCAAGAGCTCCGAAGATACATCCAGCGTCGTCTTTACCCGTGACTACCTTGCAGAATTTGAAGCTGCGGCAAAGCAGGCCAAAAATTCCGCAGAGCTGATTGCAGCGATGCAGAAGGCCCATCCGGACTTAAAGAACACAAGTGATCTGGAATTGGGCGCCCAGGTGATCAAGGGTGAGCGTTCCTGGCCATGA
- a CDS encoding ABC transporter permease, whose product MYILKNALHNVLQNRGRNILIGAIILVVIVTTVITIMIRNTANGIIDDYKGRFGSEVRLEPNMQKIREEAMANSKDGRVMITIPTIPADHYIAFGESEYLQSSLYTARTGVNSENITAIDAELGAGSGLMRMGGGPGMSEGEPMQFMLSLFGNKFTEFEDGMRELAEGRMPEERNEGIISTDLAEKNGIQIGDKLSLYGELNNMMEGKRADISYELTVVGTYYDATDEYSEGSMKNAFTNRRNEILTTYETVVQEIQPDMSGIKVEATYFLKQPDMLDAFAEEVYDKGLEKTFEVTTDEASYNKIIGPVEGLKGVAVTFMAVVLILGGIIITLLSSISIRERKYEIGVLRAMGMKKRKVAFGLWSEILIITCACLAVGLGAGSLSAQPVTNALLANQIEMAEEAANQQPSGGNMMMMAPQSSFPSADVEPLSSIDLSLNMNSALQIIGIALLLVSLASLLSITRITKYEPIKILMERN is encoded by the coding sequence ATGTACATTTTAAAAAATGCGCTTCACAATGTGCTGCAAAATAGAGGGAGGAACATTCTGATCGGCGCAATCATTTTGGTCGTTATCGTTACCACCGTGATCACGATTATGATCCGTAACACCGCAAATGGCATCATAGACGACTATAAGGGCCGTTTTGGATCGGAAGTGCGTCTTGAACCTAACATGCAGAAAATACGAGAGGAGGCCATGGCTAACAGCAAAGATGGGCGGGTCATGATAACCATTCCGACGATCCCTGCTGACCACTATATTGCTTTTGGCGAATCGGAATATCTGCAGAGCAGCCTATATACGGCCAGAACCGGTGTAAACAGCGAAAACATAACCGCAATTGACGCGGAGCTTGGCGCGGGAAGCGGCCTGATGCGGATGGGTGGCGGTCCAGGTATGTCCGAGGGTGAACCCATGCAGTTCATGCTGAGTCTTTTCGGAAATAAATTTACTGAATTTGAGGATGGAATGCGGGAGCTTGCGGAAGGAAGAATGCCGGAAGAACGTAACGAGGGTATCATTAGTACGGATTTAGCGGAGAAAAACGGGATTCAAATCGGGGATAAGCTATCGTTATATGGTGAATTGAACAATATGATGGAAGGGAAACGTGCGGATATATCATATGAATTGACCGTGGTGGGAACCTACTATGACGCGACGGACGAATACTCGGAAGGCTCAATGAAAAACGCTTTTACTAACCGCCGCAATGAAATACTTACGACCTATGAGACGGTCGTGCAGGAAATCCAACCAGATATGTCGGGGATCAAGGTTGAAGCGACCTATTTTCTGAAGCAACCCGACATGTTGGATGCGTTCGCTGAGGAAGTATACGATAAAGGGTTGGAGAAAACCTTTGAAGTTACTACGGATGAGGCTTCTTACAATAAAATCATTGGTCCCGTGGAAGGACTCAAAGGCGTGGCTGTGACGTTCATGGCGGTCGTTTTAATTCTCGGGGGCATCATTATCACGCTTCTTTCCTCCATCTCTATCCGGGAGCGCAAATATGAAATCGGCGTCCTGCGGGCGATGGGGATGAAAAAAAGGAAGGTCGCTTTTGGATTGTGGTCTGAAATCTTAATCATAACCTGTGCATGCTTGGCGGTTGGACTTGGGGCGGGCAGTCTGTCAGCGCAGCCAGTCACCAATGCCTTGCTTGCCAACCAGATTGAAATGGCAGAAGAGGCAGCGAATCAACAGCCAAGCGGAGGCAATATGATGATGATGGCTCCGCAGAGCTCCTTTCCAAGCGCAGACGTGGAGCCGCTCAGCAGCATCGATCTTTCCTTAAATATGAACTCGGCTCTTCAAATTATAGGAATCGCGTTGCTGCTCGTATCTTTAGCGAGTCTACTATCGATCACCCGAATTACCAAATACGAACCGATTAAAATTCTTATGGAAAGGAATTAA
- a CDS encoding IS3 family transposase, with protein sequence MFFTRYSNNHSVTAPDELRTCINEYIHFYDTERYQWTLKKMTPNE encoded by the coding sequence ATTTTTTTCACGCGGTATTCTAACAACCACTCTGTTACTGCACCTGACGAGCTTCGTACTTGCATTAATGAGTACATACACTTTTACGACACTGAGCGCTATCAGTGGACATTAAAGAAGATGACCCCTAACGAATAG
- a CDS encoding MerR family transcriptional regulator: protein MEKQYSIKEVSRILGIPKDTLRYYDRIGLVSPSREHNSYRSYSKEDLIDLMNIQIMKYADFSLEEIKEKFQFHRMQSVDPAYYQEVAEFLDSKKAETRKKIAHLEKVSQLLDVAIESLRDFNHESDQRLAAFVREIYRDLHKKDPGITKEDCDGREN, encoded by the coding sequence ATGGAAAAACAATATTCTATAAAAGAGGTTTCACGGATACTTGGTATCCCGAAGGATACGCTTCGGTACTATGACCGTATTGGACTCGTCTCACCGTCTCGGGAACACAATTCTTACCGCAGTTATTCTAAGGAGGACCTCATCGATTTGATGAATATTCAAATCATGAAGTATGCGGACTTTTCTCTAGAAGAAATCAAAGAGAAGTTTCAATTCCACAGAATGCAGAGTGTAGATCCTGCTTATTACCAGGAGGTCGCTGAATTCCTTGATTCCAAAAAAGCAGAAACGCGCAAAAAAATTGCACATCTTGAAAAGGTCAGTCAGTTGCTAGACGTAGCAATTGAATCACTAAGGGACTTTAATCATGAAAGTGACCAGCGGCTGGCAGCGTTCGTTCGGGAGATTTACCGGGATCTGCACAAGAAGGATCCTGGAATAACTAAGGAGGATTGTGATGGACGTGAAAATTAA
- a CDS encoding HAMP domain-containing sensor histidine kinase: protein MIKRRLFGIYGKVFFYTALILLFVIFFMFIFFFDQVKSVVESTQRQQISEVFQPLLNHLHGKSEDEIMNIAKNFHEKNTSFEFCLEASDGQILYQTENFTMMKNDIGLPPPSHVIIKGNAFTERNYHFLTSDANERFQFLVKASGGVTLYVTGTISGTKVYSEVIEKMVFAFGMIFLASLLAAALFARQIAKPIEKIAKDTKKMADLEPVPAPASRKDEIGQLAGDVYKMYKTLQVTIQQLEIEIEREKEMEENQRYFFSAASHELKTPIAATSALLEGMLEHVIAPAEYPKYLRECLKMMNEQNQLVSEILEIVTLSNDMTVQEKERIHLNEFMTGILTSYRTLADVKEQNIDVDIPENLCCTLDPSLFRKALSNIVMNAVQNTPEGGQIHIYAQEVNTSVRLCVYNNGVRIEEKMLHKLVEPFYREDKARSRDQGRSGLGLTIVKKALDFMGIPFALENAENGVLFRMDLPY, encoded by the coding sequence ATGATTAAGCGCAGGCTTTTTGGAATTTATGGAAAGGTGTTTTTCTATACCGCGCTGATCTTGCTTTTTGTTATATTTTTTATGTTTATCTTTTTCTTCGACCAAGTCAAATCGGTCGTTGAGTCAACGCAGCGCCAGCAAATATCAGAGGTATTTCAGCCTCTTCTCAATCATCTGCATGGAAAATCCGAGGATGAAATAATGAATATCGCTAAAAATTTTCACGAAAAAAACACGTCCTTTGAATTTTGCTTGGAGGCTTCCGATGGACAAATTTTATATCAAACCGAAAATTTTACGATGATGAAAAATGATATCGGATTACCGCCGCCAAGCCATGTTATCATCAAAGGAAATGCATTTACGGAGCGTAATTATCATTTTCTGACAAGCGATGCCAACGAGCGGTTTCAATTCCTGGTGAAAGCTTCGGGGGGCGTAACCTTATATGTTACGGGTACGATATCGGGAACTAAAGTATATAGCGAAGTCATAGAAAAAATGGTTTTCGCTTTTGGGATGATATTCTTGGCAAGTCTGCTTGCCGCAGCCCTATTTGCCAGACAAATCGCAAAGCCGATTGAAAAAATCGCGAAAGACACCAAGAAAATGGCTGATTTGGAGCCAGTCCCTGCTCCGGCTTCCCGTAAAGACGAGATTGGACAGCTTGCCGGAGATGTCTATAAAATGTATAAAACATTGCAAGTAACAATTCAACAATTGGAAATTGAAATTGAGCGGGAAAAAGAAATGGAAGAGAATCAGCGGTATTTTTTCTCCGCGGCTTCGCATGAGTTAAAGACGCCCATCGCCGCCACCAGTGCATTGCTGGAGGGGATGCTGGAACATGTGATTGCGCCCGCGGAATACCCCAAATATTTACGCGAATGTTTGAAAATGATGAATGAACAAAATCAACTGGTCTCGGAGATCTTAGAAATTGTGACGTTGAGCAATGATATGACCGTACAGGAAAAAGAGCGAATCCATCTTAACGAATTTATGACCGGGATTCTTACTTCCTACCGAACGTTAGCGGATGTAAAAGAGCAAAACATCGATGTGGATATTCCAGAGAACCTGTGCTGTACATTGGATCCAAGCCTGTTCCGCAAAGCGTTGTCCAACATTGTCATGAACGCCGTTCAAAATACGCCGGAAGGCGGACAAATCCATATCTATGCGCAGGAAGTGAATACAAGCGTTCGTCTTTGCGTCTACAACAACGGCGTGAGGATTGAAGAGAAAATGCTGCATAAGCTTGTTGAGCCTTTTTACCGCGAGGATAAAGCCAGAAGCCGGGATCAGGGGCGCAGCGGCCTGGGTCTTACGATTGTAAAAAAAGCTCTCGATTTCATGGGAATCCCGTTTGCGCTTGAGAACGCGGAGAATGGCGTTTTATTTCGAATGGACTTACCATATTAA
- a CDS encoding ABC transporter ATP-binding protein, protein MSVLSLQNVSYKYDGAKKSVLKEVSTAFEAGKVYTIIGKSGSGKSTLLSLMAGLDTCKEGAIYYRGDDLKKIDRDDYRAKSIGVIFQAYNLLTSATAVQNIVLSMNISKSPEKDKKEFAYQILEKVGIDRETADRPVLKLSGGEQQRVGIARALSHHPGIIIADEPTGNLDKDTEAEILKIFTSLAHEEGKCVIIVTHSKKVTSIADEVWGIHAGRLFLVGETD, encoded by the coding sequence ATGAGTGTATTGTCGTTACAAAACGTCTCCTACAAATATGATGGCGCCAAAAAAAGCGTTCTGAAAGAGGTAAGCACCGCGTTCGAGGCAGGAAAAGTGTATACGATTATTGGCAAGTCGGGTTCTGGCAAGTCCACCCTGCTGTCGCTGATGGCAGGTCTTGACACTTGTAAGGAAGGTGCGATTTATTATCGGGGCGATGATCTGAAAAAAATTGACCGCGACGATTACAGGGCAAAGAGCATCGGCGTTATCTTTCAGGCTTATAACCTGCTTACAAGCGCTACGGCGGTTCAAAATATTGTTCTTTCCATGAACATCAGCAAGAGCCCTGAAAAGGATAAGAAGGAATTTGCCTATCAAATTCTTGAAAAAGTTGGAATTGATCGTGAAACAGCCGACAGGCCGGTACTGAAATTATCGGGCGGCGAACAGCAGCGGGTTGGTATCGCACGGGCGCTGTCGCATCATCCAGGCATCATCATCGCCGATGAGCCGACCGGAAATTTGGACAAGGATACGGAAGCCGAAATTTTAAAGATTTTCACTTCGCTTGCCCATGAGGAAGGCAAATGCGTCATTATCGTTACCCACTCCAAAAAGGTGACCTCTATTGCCGATGAGGTATGGGGGATACATGCGGGAAGACTGTTTTTAGTTGGAGAAACTGACTAA
- a CDS encoding transposase has translation MESISPAKLCRKHNQVDPNLLQQVFERLAMQILSRHGCSIADRKALRIIDSTTVALCLRRYKWADFRKTKAGIKLHLRLAFADAHEVLPEKATITTAKKNDRTQMDDLIEDAGITYVLTAVTWTAVAEGSDLEALCTADRAYEAKTEPQVGRTKAVRTHVTEPARRALSDAKAK, from the coding sequence TTGGAATCGATCTCACCGGCAAAATTATGCCGCAAGCATAATCAGGTGGATCCGAACCTGCTCCAGCAGGTTTTCGAGCGGCTGGCTATGCAGATTTTGTCTAGACATGGTTGTTCGATAGCAGACCGCAAAGCACTCCGGATTATCGACTCTACCACCGTTGCTCTTTGCTTGCGGAGGTACAAGTGGGCCGACTTTCGCAAGACCAAGGCAGGTATAAAGCTTCACCTCCGCCTTGCTTTTGCAGATGCTCATGAGGTCCTGCCAGAGAAGGCAACCATTACGACAGCCAAGAAAAATGACCGGACACAGATGGATGACCTTATCGAAGATGCCGGAATCACCTATGTGTTGACCGCGGTTACGTGGACAGCGGTGGCTGAAGGCTCTGATTTGGAAGCCCTATGCACAGCGGATCGGGCGTATGAAGCGAAAACCGAGCCGCAAGTCGGCAGGACGAAAGCGGTTAGAACCCACGTAACCGAGCCGGCCCGAAGGGCGTTGTCTGACGCAAAAGCCAAGTAA
- a CDS encoding phosphotransferase enzyme family protein: MSITYQAAAATAQSLLLPAIKKLYGLEGYSFSQIPPHDGGRNLVYTCHKAEAQDMVIRISFLDDRSKDDFVGELEYICYLHEHGGSVSNVIHSKNGRLLEEIQHEGQVFFICLFERAPGKQLAENHYRYRDGAPLTEYFYNCGKTLGKLHQLSKAYQPTRQRYDFFDKYNKTYIEQIVPDFLSPTVKEKLFRILEQLQGLNRHSDHYGMVHFDYSDGNYNIDYDNGQITVFDFDNSCFCWYMYDLAGLWGHGVGWIQFEKDVNKRMKFMEDYFETVLDGYRSETDLDDAMLEQLPLFIQTTILEDMIDAFEVAQHNGEQVECDEALLYLIKCLEEDIPYKGFFHDIYSFEAPFQYEENKR, encoded by the coding sequence ATGAGCATAACCTACCAAGCAGCGGCCGCAACAGCACAAAGTCTGTTATTGCCCGCAATTAAGAAACTATATGGTTTAGAGGGCTACTCCTTTTCCCAAATTCCACCGCATGACGGCGGTAGAAATCTGGTGTACACCTGCCATAAAGCAGAAGCACAGGATATGGTCATCCGAATCTCTTTTCTGGACGACCGCAGCAAAGATGACTTTGTGGGCGAGCTCGAATATATCTGTTATTTGCACGAACACGGAGGCAGTGTATCCAATGTCATCCACTCCAAGAATGGTCGGCTTCTGGAAGAAATTCAGCATGAGGGTCAAGTCTTCTTTATCTGTTTGTTCGAACGGGCCCCAGGGAAGCAGCTTGCGGAAAACCACTACCGTTATCGGGATGGAGCGCCACTGACCGAATACTTCTACAACTGCGGCAAAACGCTTGGCAAGCTGCACCAATTGTCCAAAGCCTACCAGCCCACCCGGCAGAGATACGATTTCTTCGATAAATACAATAAAACCTATATAGAACAAATAGTTCCCGACTTCTTGTCGCCGACGGTCAAGGAGAAATTGTTCCGTATTCTTGAGCAATTGCAGGGGCTCAACAGGCATTCCGATCATTATGGCATGGTTCATTTTGATTACAGTGACGGAAACTATAACATCGATTACGATAACGGACAGATTACGGTATTTGACTTCGACAACTCCTGTTTCTGCTGGTATATGTACGACTTGGCGGGTCTGTGGGGACATGGCGTTGGCTGGATTCAATTCGAAAAAGACGTAAACAAACGGATGAAGTTTATGGAAGACTATTTTGAGACTGTTCTGGACGGCTATCGCTCCGAAACTGATCTTGATGATGCTATGCTGGAGCAATTGCCTTTATTTATTCAAACGACTATCTTGGAGGATATGATTGACGCATTTGAGGTGGCACAACATAACGGAGAGCAAGTGGAGTGCGACGAAGCATTGTTGTACCTTATCAAATGTTTGGAGGAAGACATCCCGTATAAAGGATTTTTCCACGACATTTATTCATTCGAAGCGCCTTTTCAATACGAGGAAAACAAGAGGTAA
- the rsgA gene encoding ribosome small subunit-dependent GTPase A encodes MNTFTLRDYGFTPQHDPLHTDGTYARVTAVHKQHYSLITEQGECLARLKAGIYFNNCTEEFPTTGDFVQIQYNPDGESLIIRTLPRKSKFARNDLSGHAANFAKTVKEQTVAANFDYVFIMQSLNHDFNPRRIERYLALSWQSGAIPVVILTKADLITDTSEYLAAVNQIAIGVAVYVISAKTGEGIDGLSDYLTKGNTIVFLGSSGVGKSSLVNKLAGKEMMRVSDIREDDSKGKHTTSHRQLILLSSGVMVIDTPGMRELGMWEASEGIREGFSDVERYLGHCKFSDCGHAGEPGCAVRAAIQNGELPKERWDSYLALRREAAFVEDKAAYLRNKTAQIVASKVIERQQKRGGKHR; translated from the coding sequence ATGAACACTTTTACACTACGTGACTACGGCTTCACGCCGCAACATGATCCCCTACACACAGATGGAACCTACGCAAGGGTTACCGCTGTGCATAAACAACATTACAGCCTCATAACCGAGCAGGGGGAATGCCTTGCGCGACTGAAGGCGGGTATCTACTTCAACAACTGTACCGAAGAATTCCCTACCACCGGGGATTTCGTGCAAATTCAATATAATCCTGACGGCGAAAGCCTGATTATCAGAACGCTGCCACGCAAATCGAAATTTGCTCGAAATGACTTATCCGGTCATGCGGCTAACTTTGCAAAGACCGTAAAAGAGCAGACGGTGGCCGCCAATTTCGACTACGTATTCATCATGCAATCGCTAAACCATGACTTCAATCCGCGTCGGATTGAACGTTATCTGGCTTTATCATGGCAATCGGGCGCCATTCCCGTTGTCATCCTGACCAAAGCGGATTTGATAACCGATACCTCGGAATATCTTGCGGCGGTGAATCAAATAGCAATCGGGGTTGCAGTTTATGTCATTAGTGCAAAAACCGGTGAGGGCATAGACGGACTTTCCGACTACCTCACAAAAGGGAACACTATTGTGTTTCTCGGCTCTTCCGGTGTAGGAAAATCAAGCCTTGTCAATAAGCTTGCAGGAAAGGAAATGATGAGGGTTAGCGATATCCGCGAGGATGACAGCAAAGGCAAGCATACCACTTCTCATCGCCAATTAATTCTCCTGAGCAGCGGCGTTATGGTCATTGATACGCCGGGGATGCGCGAGCTTGGCATGTGGGAGGCGTCCGAAGGCATCCGTGAAGGATTCTCCGATGTGGAGCGTTACCTGGGTCATTGCAAATTCTCCGACTGCGGGCACGCAGGTGAGCCGGGTTGTGCCGTCAGAGCCGCCATACAAAACGGTGAGTTGCCGAAGGAGCGTTGGGACAGCTATCTCGCTCTCAGAAGGGAAGCCGCATTCGTAGAGGACAAAGCTGCCTATTTGCGCAACAAAACGGCCCAGATCGTGGCTTCAAAAGTAATAGAGAGACAGCAAAAAAGAGGAGGAAAACATAGATGA